The Collibacillus ludicampi region TTTTCTTCTTGTGTGACGTTTACAACCGCTTCATCGATGGTATATCCCAAGAAACCATTCATCTTCCGATGACGAAAGCTATGGTATGGGAAACAATGCAACCTACGCTTTTCTCCGGAATAAGCTGATCAGGGAAAGCAGGATGGCAACGCCGGAGAGTACATACGACCATGTGTTGCTACCAGAGGTCGAGACGTTTTTCTCGGGTGCCGGTTCTGTCTTTGCATCCGTTGGACTCTTCTCATCGTGTCCGTCCCCTTCAGCGGTGCCTTGTTTAATGGTTGTCACAGAAGCAGGGGTTTTTGAGCTCGGATCTCCCGTCCATTCCACAACAGAGCCATCCGCATATGTCTGATAGGCTTTCCATGCGATCTGGCCAGGTTGTTTCGGATTCGCTGCGACAAACGGGAATTCCATGAATTCGTGTGGTTTGATCCCGCCAGCCGTAGCCGTCCATGTGATCGCTTTGATGCGTCCGTCCGCATCTTTCTCGAACGTATAGTTCCATCCGGGGACGGGCTCTACAGAACTGACTTTAATGTCTGCCGGGAACTCGACACGCACTTTCGTGGTGTTCACATCTTTTTCAACAGGGACTCTGACGGTGTATTTTTCGTATGCAGAGGTGGTCGATTCTTTCGGCCAGACGGTCACGTGCGCGCTTGCAGTGCCCGCACATGCGATCAATGTCCCTGCCACGATGAGTGTTTTCAAACCGTTCATCTTCATGGTTATTCTCCTCCAGGTATAAATACTTTGTCGCTCCATCTCACATGGGTTCCTTCCCGAAACTCGGCATCAATGGAAAATTCCCATGTGCCGGCCATGGTAAACGGCAAGTCCGCTTGATATTCAGCCGACCCGATTTTTTGCGCGGGCGACGGATCGAACTCGATGTTGTGTGCTGGTACATTCATTTCCACTGTCACTTTTTGCGGTTCTTTGCCATCGGCTGTTTGTAAATGAATGGTCATTTTCTGCTTGCCGACATAAAGATTGGAAATCTCAACATAAGCTTGCCCATTTTCCGCTTGCAACATTTTCGCATAATGTTTGAGCGGCAGGGGATAGTCGATTTGGCTCATCAAGACACCTGCCAAAATAACCATGACACCGATCGCCCATTCCCAGAGCAGCAGACGGCCGGAGATGGTTTGGCCTGTTTTTCGCCAACGAAGCGTCTGGCGCAAGGCGAGAATCAACATGAGAACAAAAAGGGCGATTTTCAAGAACAGCAGGCTCCCCCATGTGCTTCCATTTTGCACAAGGGATCGCCAGCCAGTCTGAAGGAAAACCATAACGATCCCAGTGAGTGCGACCATGGTGGACGCAACCAAGGCGATCCGCACAAAGAATGGGCGAAAAGCAGCAAGGTCGATCGTTTCGGTAATGAGACGCCCTCCTTGTAGACTGAGGAGCAGGTACGTCAGACCACCGAGCCACAGGGAGATCGACAACAGGTGAATGGTACGAACCGCCAATGCCAACCAAACAGGTTCAATTCCCCAAACATGCCCGCCGATCGCAAGGGTACATGCGAGTAAAGTCCAGCAGAGCAAATACCAGCCTTCCACCATGTTTGGAAGGGCAAGAAGTAGGGCCAGAAGTAATTGTATGATGATCATACGGGAGAATGGGGGTTGCCAGATCAGTTTCCATTCTCCAGCGCGCATTGCATTGATGAAAGCATGATCAGGCAGAGTGGCAAAATAGGCGATCCATTCCGTGATCAAGCCTGCGAACAGTGCGATCCCGATGGTGTGCCATCGCCCCGTTATTTGCGACAGGGAGGGAAAACCGCGTCGTTTTGCCAACCAGGATATCCAAAAGAGACCTGTGCCAAGCATCAGTATCCCTTCTATAAAGTAGCGCAGAATGAAGAGAACCGTTTGGAACAAGCTCTCGTATGGAGAAAAGGAAATTCCGCTGTTGCCAGTCGTCACTTTTCCCACAGAAAATGTAATCGAGCCGCTAACCGGATGTCCGTCCTCCGATACCACGTTCCATACCGCAGTGTATCTTCCGTCGTTAAGAGAGGGTATGTTCACATACATCTGGGACGCATCTCCCGGTGTCAATTGCGGTCGGGGAAGCGGAATCGTGTGCGCTTGCCAGTCATACAAGTGGAGATCTACCAGTTCAAGATCTAGCGGTTCACTGAATTTCAGTGTGATCTCTTTCGGCGATGTCTGCAACACTTCGTTATTCTTTGGGGTCGAGTCCAAAAGGTTTGCATGCGCATAGGCGGTTGAAGCGCCCATATAGACAAAGAGGCAAATGCTGATCCACCACATGACGAATCGTTGCATGTGTTTCACCTGGCTTCTCGTAGAAGTCACACGTTTAAAAAGTTGTTACACGCACTTTTAATCTATAAAAAAAAGGGACCATGGGAAATGGCCCATCTGAGCTATTTTCCGCTTAAGCCGTGTCGTGCTGCATAAGCGGCCAGTTGCACGCGGTTTTCCAGCAACAGTTTTTCCAAAATATTTTTAATATGATTCTTGACGGTATTCTCGGAAATAAACAATCGTTCGGCGATTTGCCGGTTTGTTTCACCGGTTGCGACGTACATAAGGATTTCCTGTTCCCGTGGTGTCAATACATCAAGGCTCGGTTCGTCCATGCGGATTTCTTGATGGAAATGGTGAAACAGTTGACCGGCAAGTTGGCGCGAGACATTTTCGTCTTCACCGAGCAAAGCATGAAGATATGTCAACCACACTTCCGGTTCCAGGTTTTTTAATAGATATCCTTGTGCTCCAAATTGAATGGCAGCAATGAGATCGCCTACATCATCGGACACGCTTAACATGACGATGCGGATATGAGGATACGTTTTTTTGATCTGGCGTGTCGCTTCGAGACCGTTCATATGGGGCATCTTGATGTCCATCAATACAACATCGGGTTGCAATTGATGACAGAGTTGAACCGCTTCTTGTCCATCCTTGGCTTCACCCACCAATTGGAACGAGGAATCATTTTCCAGGAGACTGCTGATGGCAGCCCTCGCCAACGGATGATCATCAGCCACGAGAACGCGATATGACTTCATGTACAGAGTCTCCTTTCCCGGCTGTGAGTACGAGTTCCGTCCCGCCTGTTGCAATGGTGTGAATATCGAAGGTTGCCCCCAATTGGGCGGCACGTTCACGCATGATCGACAAGCCGTATTTTTTTGTCTCCATGGTTTGGATATCCAATCCATGTCCGTCATCGGCAATCAATAATTGCCAGCCACCGTTTTTCATACCATGCAATCGGATCTCCACATGTTGCGCGTTCGCGTGTTTCCGTATGTTGGCCAACGCTTCTTGAATAATCGCGAAAACGTGCACTTCCTCTGCAGGACTGAAATGATCTTCAGGCAATAGGATCTCCTGCGAGACTTCGAGACCGGTGATATCGCTCCACTGCGTCAGTAAGCGCTGTAGACGAAGGGAAAAAGATTCCCCTTTTTCCGGCTGGGAACGTAAATTGAAAATCGCGTGACGTACATGATTGTCGATTTCGGATACTGCCTTGCGCGCTTCTTCAATTTTTCCCTGTTGGAGTTTGACATTCAAATAAAAGAGTGTCTGTGCGATTCCGTCATGCAGTTCTCGGGCAAGACGCTCCCTTTCTTCGTAAACAGCTCGTCTCGCCTGCTCTTCTGCCAAACGCTCGTTGATCCGACGGATGGTTCGGAACATCCATGATGCATAAATAAAGGAAAGAAGGAAGGAGAGCAGCGTGATATAAAAATTTCCGGTTTCCATCGACATATAAGGGAGAAGGAAGGTATGGCGGATATATTCGAATCCCCCGATTAATAAAGGAGGGAGTAGAACCGTGAACCATTGAAGAGATTTGTAAGACATTACAATTTTCTTCCTTTCCTATAATGCAGGATATTTTTACATTCATTCTAAGTATATAAAATCGTGAGAGCAAATACAGCCAACCATTGTTCTTTCGGATAAGGAGTAAAAAAGGGAGAGATCATTGTTTGGATGCTGCTAGTAGGCATGTGAATTAATGGAATTGGGGAATCGGCAAGAGATGAAAGCGAAAGCCAAAGGAAAGATTGAATGATAGGGGACACCTGACGAGGATGGACCTCATCAGGTGTTCATTTTAATGTACAGGTACTTCGACAGCATTTTGTAATACATCTTGTGGGATGGAAATCGGGGGAACTTGATCAAAGTTCGAAAGCGTACCGTCAACGGTGATGTTCATTGAGCCCGCATCGGGGATTGCCATCTCCATGTTGATTGAAAATCCTTTTTGCAGAGAAGAAGCTTTATCGATCGTCTGTATGATATGGAAGGTTTTGAAGAATTGCAATTCTTCATCCGTTGGTATTGAAGGCACCGCTCCGTTTGAACCGGGTACTGGTGAATTCATAATGAGCTTTTTGAGCGCGCTCTTTGTGAGCGAGAAGTGAATTTCATAGGTGTTACCGTTATCTTTCAATGTTGCCATAGGCAGCAACATATTTATTTGTTCTTCCTGTTGCGGCGTCATGGTTGTTGAGGTGCTCATCTGAATGAGCTGGTTCCATTCTGCTTGAGACATAATCGTTATTTTTTCCCATTTGTGAGTTTCAGGATTCAGATAATAGATTTTGCCATCAATCAAGTACATTTCGATGTCAAAGTGTTGCGCCTGCGGTTGGATCGGGACATCTATACTGCCTTTTCCATGTAACGCAAACGGGTTTTTGTTGTAGTCAAACTGCATGTTACCTGTGAGATTCGCTTTTACAATCCCTGTAGGCAACGATGCTTTCAGTCCGAAATTCATCTGATAACTATTCTTTGCATTGGTCGCTTCTTGGGATTTGCGCAACAGATCTTTAATCACTTCGCGTTTCTTGAGTACATCTTGCGAAGGAACAATGTTGACGGTATTTGTGCTTGCGTTGTAAAAGACCTGATAGCCAAACGATTCGGCGAAGTAACGAAGAGGCACCATCGTGCGTCCATTCATGATGCGCGGTGGGGGATCCATCGCGATCTGTTCACCGTTTTCCTTGACTACCCCTTGAAGAACGTCGATGGTAAATGTGATCTCGTCTTTTGTACATGTAACGGTATGCGTGCTTGCATCATACTCCACTCCAGCACCGACCCAATCGGCAAGAGTGTATAAAGGGATGAATGTTCTGTCTTTAACAAGGATTGGTTGGACGTCTGTTTGTTTCTGGTTTTCAAGAGAGATCGTCAAACCATTCTCAGCTGCGTATGCCTGTGTGGTACAGAAACTGAGAGAACCGACGATCAATCCCGCTGCGAGGAAATTGACCTTTCTTCTTTTGGACACTATGTATCCCTCCTAGAAACATGATTGGAGATAATTCTATTATATACCAATCTATCCAAAAATGATATATTTTTTTGCAAGAATCGATTGATTTACATAGAATTTTTTCTTAAAAGAATTCGAATGAACGTAAAAAATACGACAGATGAAGTACCTGCCGTATTTAACAGAGAGCGCGTGCGGGGAAATCCACTACGGAAAACGGGTCATTTAGAAAACCCGATCATTTGGACTGTTTGTAATTCATCGTAGAAACAGGTTCATGAGCAATATAACAGACACTATACCGTTCAAAAAAAAACTAAGGTTAGGATGCTCTCCTAACCTTAAGCCCATATCCCTTCATTGATAGTGCCCCTGTTCGCCTTTCTGTTTTTCCGCCCAATCCAAGAAGTCTTTCCCGTTTACGTAGAGTTCCCCGTCCGTATAATGGGAATCCAGTTGGCCTCTTTCTACTAAACGGCGTATTTCTTCAACAGACATTCTTGCATGTTGGGCGAGCGACCAAAGAGTATAGGATTGGTCACGTTGTACATGTTTGATCTGCATAACCATTCTCCCCAGTTTATAAAATTGTCACAACTGTAGTGTAACCGAGGCGAATTTACGTTATGAAACATCCTTTACAATTTCTCAGTTTGGTATATGATGGATGTAACAAGATGTGAGAAAGAAGGGGAATCAATATGGCGAGAACGTTTCTTTTTTTGGGAAGTACATTGGCATTTTTATCGGTCGCCCTGGGAGCTTTTGGAGCGCATGCTTTAAAATCGCGCATATCATCGGACATGCTTTCCGTTTATGAAACGGGCGTCCATTATCACATGGTGCATGCGCTAGCTCTGATCCTGATCGCCATTTTGTCGGACAAAATGAGGTACTCTTCATTGGTTCCTTGGTCAGGTTGGTTATTGCTGATTGGTATCGTTCTATTTTCAGGAAGTTTATACGCCCTGAGTATCACGGGCATTCGCACACTCGGAATCATCACGCCTTTTGGCGGTATGGCTTTCCTGATCGGTTGGGCGTTACTGGCGCTAGCAGCTCTTCGTTCATTGTGAAAAAGTTGTTTGTTGTATCTCTAGCGATCGTTCGGCTGCGCTTTTACCGGCTGTATATCCAGAGCTGAAGGCAACTGTTATGTTATAACCCCCTGTAAACCCATGCACATCAAGGATCTCTCCGCAGAAAAACAGACCCGGCATAAGTTTCGATTGCATGGTTCTCGGGTCGATTTCTTTGAGATGTACCCCTCCGCCTGTGACAAACGCTTCTTCGATCGATAACGTGCCATGCACGTAAAGAGGGAATTGTTTGAGCAGGCGGGCCATCTCCGCCCAGGGTGCTTTCGGTATATGCGAGAATGTAGTCTCACCGCTTAGCCCTGCTTTCCGTAAAACCAGGTGTACCATCCGTTCGGGAATATACCCTTTCAGTACGTTTTTGATCGC contains the following coding sequences:
- a CDS encoding YcnI family copper-binding membrane protein; the encoded protein is MKMNGLKTLIVAGTLIACAGTASAHVTVWPKESTTSAYEKYTVRVPVEKDVNTTKVRVEFPADIKVSSVEPVPGWNYTFEKDADGRIKAITWTATAGGIKPHEFMEFPFVAANPKQPGQIAWKAYQTYADGSVVEWTGDPSSKTPASVTTIKQGTAEGDGHDEKSPTDAKTEPAPEKNVSTSGSNTWSYVLSGVAILLSLISLFRRKA
- a CDS encoding copper resistance CopC/CopD family protein, with protein sequence MQRFVMWWISICLFVYMGASTAYAHANLLDSTPKNNEVLQTSPKEITLKFSEPLDLELVDLHLYDWQAHTIPLPRPQLTPGDASQMYVNIPSLNDGRYTAVWNVVSEDGHPVSGSITFSVGKVTTGNSGISFSPYESLFQTVLFILRYFIEGILMLGTGLFWISWLAKRRGFPSLSQITGRWHTIGIALFAGLITEWIAYFATLPDHAFINAMRAGEWKLIWQPPFSRMIIIQLLLALLLALPNMVEGWYLLCWTLLACTLAIGGHVWGIEPVWLALAVRTIHLLSISLWLGGLTYLLLSLQGGRLITETIDLAAFRPFFVRIALVASTMVALTGIVMVFLQTGWRSLVQNGSTWGSLLFLKIALFVLMLILALRQTLRWRKTGQTISGRLLLWEWAIGVMVILAGVLMSQIDYPLPLKHYAKMLQAENGQAYVEISNLYVGKQKMTIHLQTADGKEPQKVTVEMNVPAHNIEFDPSPAQKIGSAEYQADLPFTMAGTWEFSIDAEFREGTHVRWSDKVFIPGGE
- a CDS encoding response regulator is translated as MKSYRVLVADDHPLARAAISSLLENDSSFQLVGEAKDGQEAVQLCHQLQPDVVLMDIKMPHMNGLEATRQIKKTYPHIRIVMLSVSDDVGDLIAAIQFGAQGYLLKNLEPEVWLTYLHALLGEDENVSRQLAGQLFHHFHQEIRMDEPSLDVLTPREQEILMYVATGETNRQIAERLFISENTVKNHIKNILEKLLLENRVQLAAYAARHGLSGK
- a CDS encoding sensor histidine kinase yields the protein MSYKSLQWFTVLLPPLLIGGFEYIRHTFLLPYMSMETGNFYITLLSFLLSFIYASWMFRTIRRINERLAEEQARRAVYEERERLARELHDGIAQTLFYLNVKLQQGKIEEARKAVSEIDNHVRHAIFNLRSQPEKGESFSLRLQRLLTQWSDITGLEVSQEILLPEDHFSPAEEVHVFAIIQEALANIRKHANAQHVEIRLHGMKNGGWQLLIADDGHGLDIQTMETKKYGLSIMRERAAQLGATFDIHTIATGGTELVLTAGKGDSVHEVISRSRG
- a CDS encoding copper amine oxidase N-terminal domain-containing protein; translation: MSKRRKVNFLAAGLIVGSLSFCTTQAYAAENGLTISLENQKQTDVQPILVKDRTFIPLYTLADWVGAGVEYDASTHTVTCTKDEITFTIDVLQGVVKENGEQIAMDPPPRIMNGRTMVPLRYFAESFGYQVFYNASTNTVNIVPSQDVLKKREVIKDLLRKSQEATNAKNSYQMNFGLKASLPTGIVKANLTGNMQFDYNKNPFALHGKGSIDVPIQPQAQHFDIEMYLIDGKIYYLNPETHKWEKITIMSQAEWNQLIQMSTSTTMTPQQEEQINMLLPMATLKDNGNTYEIHFSLTKSALKKLIMNSPVPGSNGAVPSIPTDEELQFFKTFHIIQTIDKASSLQKGFSINMEMAIPDAGSMNITVDGTLSNFDQVPPISIPQDVLQNAVEVPVH
- a CDS encoding DUF423 domain-containing protein, producing the protein MARTFLFLGSTLAFLSVALGAFGAHALKSRISSDMLSVYETGVHYHMVHALALILIAILSDKMRYSSLVPWSGWLLLIGIVLFSGSLYALSITGIRTLGIITPFGGMAFLIGWALLALAALRSL